The Montipora foliosa isolate CH-2021 chromosome 1, ASM3666993v2, whole genome shotgun sequence genome has a window encoding:
- the LOC138001027 gene encoding histamine H2 receptor-like, with the protein MSGSDNTNATNKTEVSSLLASSECISWIVVLISECVAIVVLNLITMAVFMTQRQMQRRGAYIFIRNLTMTDLLAGVISGPLQIERIGQHCDAWEYTFDVSSWADLIKFAFLHIFSFASLANLAVISLERVHATYRPSRHLFMGRRVYYVTIAIIWLIAIIREALQITLDKVPFQDRGKIPLVINSALYIAYYLLVLLVVCICYTSIIIKVRFGPRMNRFDNGVIMRERQLSAILFAVTVASLITLLPVITYICLRLFHPDFTSPKSPVNFHLRMFVLTCFISNSLVNPIIYAMRMQGFRTGVRYLLCGGAPADANMAAIPL; encoded by the coding sequence ATGTCTGGCAGTGACAACACAAATGCGACCAACAAAACCGAAGTGTCTTCACTCCTCGCCTCATCAGAATGCATTTCGTGGATCGTTGTGCTAATATCTGAATGTGTAGCCATAGTGGTCCTCAATCTTATCACCATGGCTGTATTCATGACACAGCGCCAGATGCAGCGCCGAGGCGCTTACATTTTTATCCGAAATCTTACGATGACTGATCTCTTGGCGGGGGTTATTTCAGGTCCCCTTCAGATTGAACGAATCGGTCAACATTGTGATGCCTGGGAGTACACCTTTGATGTCAGTTCTTGGGCTGATCTGATCAAATTTGCATTTCTCCATATCTTCTCCTTTGCTTCGCTTGCAAATCTTGCTGTCATCTCGTTGGAGCGCGTGCATGCCACATATCGTCCTTCCAGGCATCTATTCATGGGCAGACGAGTCTACTACGTCACTATAGCTATCATTTGGCTAATAGCTATTATCAGAGAAGCTCTTCAAATCACGTTAGACAAAGTGCCTTTTCAAGATCGCGGGAAGATCCCTTTAGTAATAAATTCCGCTCTGTATATTGCATACTATTTACTAGTTCTTCTTGTTGTATGCATTTGCTACACTTCAATTATTATTAAGGTTCGTTTTGGACCGCGAATGAACCGCTTCGACAACGGAGTTATCATGAGAGAGCGCCAgctatccgccattttgtttgctgttACAGTTGCTTCCCTGATCACTCTCTTGCCTGTTATAACATATATATGTCTGCGTTTGTTCCATCCTGATTTCACTTCGCCGAAAAGTCCCGTAAATTTTCACCTGCGAATGTTCGTGCTAACATGTTTCATATCAAACTCGTTGGTAAATCCCATCATCTACGCCATGCGCATGCAAGGCTTCCGCACCGGCGTGAGATATTTACTTTGCGGTGGCGCTCCTGCTGATGCAAACATGGCCGCTATTCCACTTTAA